A genomic window from Silene latifolia isolate original U9 population chromosome Y, ASM4854445v1, whole genome shotgun sequence includes:
- the LOC141629289 gene encoding uncharacterized protein LOC141629289 produces MIFVRGDVPSVQAVATTLDLFGSISGLVANTDKTNIYFGGVASNVKQMIKQITGYTEDTFPFRYLGLLLHDSRLLTSMYHALLSKIQTSVKHWTTKLLSYAGRLQFLTSILFGLENYWCNILLMPATVLKLLNKFCRDYLWSATIDQHKLYMKSWTSCCCPWEEGGFNIKEVLSWNKANLCKWLWKLMQPTDSLWALWHIKYNLKHDTIWSTSSSPYHSESWRSILHSRDCLLQMCGTADAAVQALRECVSPSGKFQVSLAYELFRPHFPKVRWGKAVWHSTIIPKHSFISAMAAQQKLATVDNLVRRGFYLVNRCVLCLQASETHRHLFFQCEFSGELWRSVLGWMGIQGRTAKYWQELSWCSSRYAKKHWKSGWFRCCLAATIYFIWQERNARIFGGKTSTIHTLATQLRFAVGTRLIGKYGSGNKEMLRHLNPIYT; encoded by the coding sequence ATGATTTTTGTTAGGGGGGATGTACCTTCTGTCCAAGCTGTTGCTACCACCCTTGATCTTTTTGGCTCTATCTCAGGGCTTGTTGCTAACACTGATAAGACAAACATTTATTTTGGAGGAGTTGCTAGCAATGTGAAACAAATGATTAAGCAAATCACTGGCTATACTGAAGACACTTTCCCATTTCGGTATCTGGGTTTGCTTCTTCATGATAGTAGGCTCCTTACTTCTATGTATCATGCTCTGCTCAGTAAAATTCAAACCTCTGTCAAGCACTGGACCACGAAGTTACTGTCTTATGCTGGGAGGTTGCAATTTCTGACTTCCATCTTATTTGGACTTGAGAACTACTGGTGTAACATTTTATTGATGCCTGCTACTGTTTTGAAACTCCTTAATAAGTTTTGCAGGGACTACCTTTGGAGTGCTACTATTGATCAGCACAAGCTTTATATGAAGAGTTGGACATCTTGTTGTTGTCCTTGGGAGGAAGGTGGGTTCAATATTAAGGAGGTGCTCTCTTGGAATAAGGCAAACTTGTGTAAGTGGCTTTGGAAGCTTATGCAACCTACTGATTCTCTCTGGGCTCTCTGGCATATTAAGTATAACCTCAAGCATGATACTATATGGAGCACTAGTTCTAGCCCCTATCACTCTGAGAGTTGGCGAAGTATTTTGCATTCCAGGGACTGCCTCCTTCAGATGTGTGGTACTGCGGATGCTGCTGTTCAGGCCCTACGGGAGTGTGTGTCCCCATCTGGTAAATTTCAGGTTAGTCTAGCCTATGAGCTTTTTCGCCCTCATTTCCCCAAAGTTAGATGGGGAAAGGCTGTCTGGCATAGTACTATCATTCCTAAGCACAGCTTTATCAGCGCTATGGCTGCTCAACAAAAACTGGCTACTGTTGATAATCTTGTGAGACGGGGGTTTTATCTAGTCAATAGGTGTGTTTTATGTCTTCAGGCTAGTGAGACTCATCGCCATCTCTTCTTTCAGTGCGAGTTTTCTGGTGAGCTGTGGAGATCTGTGTTAGGTTGGATGGGTATTCAAGGCAGAACTGCTAAGTATTGGCAGGAATTGTCTTGGTGTAGCTCTAGGTATGCAAAGAAGCATTGGAAATCCGGATGGTTTCGTTGTTGCCTAGCAGCTACCATCTATTTCATCTGGCAAGAAAGGAATGCAAGGATTTTTGGTGGGAAGACGTCTACTATTCATACCTTAGCTACTCAACTGCGTTTTGCTGTTGGGACTAGACTCATAGGAAAGTATGGTAGTGGGAACAAGGAGATGTTGCGTCATCTTAATCCTATTTATACTTAA